In Streptomyces sp. NBC_01551, one DNA window encodes the following:
- the rpmA gene encoding 50S ribosomal protein L27, which translates to MAHKKGASSTRNGRDSNAQRLGVKRFGGQVVSAGEILVRQRGTHFHPGAGVGRGGDDTLFALQAGAVQFGTHRGRKVVNIVPAA; encoded by the coding sequence ATGGCACACAAGAAGGGCGCATCGTCCACCCGGAACGGGCGCGACTCCAATGCCCAGCGGCTCGGCGTGAAGCGCTTCGGCGGTCAGGTCGTTTCCGCTGGTGAGATCCTCGTCCGCCAGCGCGGCACGCACTTCCACCCGGGCGCGGGCGTCGGCCGTGGCGGCGACGACACGCTGTTCGCGCTGCAGGCCGGTGCCGTGCAGTTCGGCACGCACCGTGGCCGCAAGGTCGTCAACATCGTTCCGGCCGCCTGA